The proteins below come from a single Gammaproteobacteria bacterium genomic window:
- a CDS encoding tetratricopeptide repeat protein, translating into MSHLDDLPQRDQNRNIQEQSEAAFQTAVSDCGAFVVQRRDRFDYGTDFQIEASDAGSMTNVRVHAQLKGTARDPNADGSVSVSISRTNLNYLAMTPGAILVCYHVPSGRLLVKRVDDVFRDYGHRGEALGQQSTVTIRFVDDFDGDFQVALKNYVVASARAARDTRIDFATRPPESLSSLGTETALDLPVPADPGHAAVMLGELYERGHDRTISRSFDRFLAVLGPSHRSLMHAYMAEINLGINGETCSESRIADGIDVISSRLDDRHFSKGSLLYCIGNGWLALGEHERAVDAYSSALELLVEPEDSKPAAQCCKNLGAALEKLDRGDEAHTYYLQALELDPNLAEAHLALARWYMRRNVELDRALQHFDAIVWPVRADERSRMVMGWRADLLFRLGRPTEAFRDIRALLGNAEENAWIWPWCARLVATYGKTSVDSARDSAEFWDRFLDRFADQPFALSEKLLCIWFIQANGGKTAWDYEEFRDAIPEAEDQGAQDPAYLWDRAGHWAQDEENWPEAEYCYRKAYELSPAKYGYCLGTALNFLDRHEEALPILLDQATTHLPDAMSWFQVALAYEKTGKTKECIRAYKRALELDENYDLAWFNLGGVYWNSQRTAEALATWREAIRRFPEHPLTWKLLERLSDQLGSRS; encoded by the coding sequence GAGACAGGTTCGATTACGGCACAGATTTCCAGATCGAAGCCAGCGACGCCGGCTCAATGACGAATGTTCGGGTGCATGCCCAACTGAAAGGAACCGCGCGCGATCCCAATGCGGACGGATCCGTGTCCGTGTCCATTAGCAGAACGAACCTGAATTACCTGGCCATGACGCCGGGCGCAATCCTTGTTTGCTACCACGTCCCCTCAGGACGGCTGCTGGTAAAGCGTGTTGACGATGTATTCCGCGACTACGGGCACAGGGGCGAAGCTTTGGGGCAGCAATCAACCGTAACAATCAGGTTCGTGGACGACTTTGACGGGGATTTTCAGGTTGCGCTGAAGAATTATGTCGTTGCGTCTGCAAGGGCGGCACGAGACACTCGAATCGATTTTGCGACCCGCCCGCCCGAGAGCCTGTCGTCCCTCGGCACCGAAACAGCTCTCGACTTACCCGTTCCCGCTGATCCAGGTCACGCGGCAGTAATGCTTGGCGAACTCTATGAACGGGGCCATGACCGAACAATAAGCCGATCTTTCGACAGGTTCCTGGCCGTACTCGGTCCGTCGCACAGGTCACTCATGCATGCGTACATGGCCGAGATCAATTTGGGGATCAATGGTGAAACATGCAGTGAGTCCCGGATCGCTGACGGCATCGACGTCATAAGCAGTCGTCTGGATGACCGGCATTTTTCCAAGGGCTCCTTGCTGTACTGCATTGGCAATGGCTGGCTTGCCCTCGGTGAGCACGAAAGAGCCGTGGATGCCTATTCGTCGGCTCTCGAGCTGTTGGTAGAGCCCGAGGATTCGAAACCTGCTGCCCAGTGCTGCAAGAATCTTGGGGCAGCCCTTGAGAAACTTGACAGGGGTGACGAGGCTCACACCTACTACCTGCAAGCACTGGAATTGGATCCCAATCTTGCCGAGGCGCATTTGGCACTTGCCCGCTGGTACATGCGCCGAAATGTGGAACTCGATCGGGCTCTGCAGCACTTCGACGCAATCGTCTGGCCCGTCAGGGCTGACGAACGATCACGGATGGTTATGGGTTGGCGCGCTGACCTATTGTTCAGGCTGGGAAGACCCACGGAAGCCTTTCGAGATATACGTGCCCTGCTGGGCAATGCGGAAGAGAACGCCTGGATATGGCCCTGGTGCGCGCGACTGGTGGCAACTTACGGTAAAACGTCGGTGGACTCAGCGCGTGACTCGGCAGAATTTTGGGATCGATTCCTGGACAGGTTTGCCGATCAGCCGTTTGCTCTGAGCGAGAAACTGCTATGCATCTGGTTTATCCAGGCAAATGGCGGAAAGACCGCATGGGATTATGAAGAATTCCGAGACGCCATTCCGGAAGCTGAAGATCAAGGCGCACAGGACCCTGCGTACTTATGGGATCGAGCCGGGCATTGGGCGCAAGACGAGGAAAACTGGCCGGAGGCAGAGTATTGCTACCGTAAAGCCTACGAACTGTCTCCTGCCAAGTATGGCTATTGCCTCGGCACCGCATTGAACTTTCTGGACAGGCATGAGGAGGCCCTGCCGATACTGCTGGATCAGGCGACGACTCACCTACCGGATGCGATGAGTTGGTTTCAAGTTGCCTTGGCGTACGAGAAGACCGGCAAAACGAAAGAGTGCATCCGTGCCTACAAGCGCGCGCTGGAACTGGACGAGAACTACGACCTGGCGTGGTTCAATCTGGGAGGGGTCTACTGGAACTCACAACGCACGGCAGAGGCCCTCGCGACCTGGCGCGAAGCGATCCGCCGGTTTCCGGAGCATCCGCTAACGTGGAAACTCCTAGAGAGGTTGTCAGATCAATTAGGTTCTCGAAGCTGA
- a CDS encoding SIR2 family protein → MEFSDQSHIERVRDALHDRAQGAVVMIGSGFSANAVSIRSSAIAPPTWKELAAGMLPQLYPPSNGRNDSPAANEASTRDVVRLAQEFEAAFGRPALHRHLRAKIRDGDFVPGDAHVQLLRLPWRDVFTTNWDTLLERAAPSIVEHHFSPVRSTQEIPLATRPRIVKLHGSVDARFPLICTEEDYRTYPALFAPFVNTVQQAMMENLLVLIGFSGDDPNFLHWSGWVRDNLGDSAPKIYLAGWLELLPHRRRMLESRNIVPIDLAGHPQAGEWRKHPRHLRHAYATEWILHSLKYGQPYDIYNWPTTPKWAGEEIPEHLEPMPTKAISIPKVEPTQDPDDRESPEGKLDAVRALIDAWNYNRTQTYPGWLSAPSRVRGTIRSAGKGARDHIDSVVGVLPQMDAEGRLRALRELIWRLEIVLAPISELEEKASKLVSAAREVLEQFDCHRQEIDGMAVPEADWTAIAESWIAVNMTLATAARFRFDEDEFNERLSAASWFKDGNPDIEHHIQHERCLWSVFALDFESLEKLLAKWRTEDCDPAWMMRKAALQYEISLDNEAKELNTRALHEARSVPDSDTDVGPKSREAWALVCAGDSLDWEEYWAAQKEAQKRWAELTSVHCNAPYELQHITQAIKSEGKLQKGPHFDLDREWKEGWSISRADFDRWVASHRAVRFFEIHALPPRVGIRLVSANGLELAARELWQYEQELAARLVLRAANYETRGTLNYLLSRARVATIPDDAVGRLAEDCMQAIDFILPRIAAERSLRQDHWRQRLLVCMEALSRFVLRLEADKIDAVLTKALNWYANQDVAATMQIAGPMYNLLARSWEALPKTRRRRRILDLFERPIVGLDGIEAGFLHADGTRSFVKDYPDPCDALRRGRRPRIRRTAPNRPRLKDVFRLLTRGMRGSTEARRRAANRISALMEVVNPTAEERSQIAYALWGDDFDSKEGLPSGTDMFDWAFLVMPEPKRGLAAERFRAKWFGSGQQKENSQRESGEILHHVGRALGNLRTRGKPLALSDHERLILARATEQWAELPIPVPLPLSQGESAPIFTEDQDTKARDAIAGLEFVLLEIGISAEVAQSLYEKVKRLNDSEVPARALYSGLIRLLPELTDEIVDDLRLALASDSEKVAADAVRGLGTWLRSASDVAFGLVPPPAELVRELGVIIAIRRKASLGHALRIAEWIFSEGSDEQREAIGDLTAEGLGKLAGQLQYDSQQDEDYNVPRLRWFCSQLALAMSKRGFDDHKAIRRWQKEAREDPLPELRHDFTRVRKRLNST, encoded by the coding sequence ATGGAATTCTCTGACCAAAGCCACATTGAACGTGTCCGCGACGCGCTTCATGATCGCGCCCAAGGCGCTGTCGTAATGATCGGGTCGGGGTTCAGTGCAAACGCGGTAAGCATTCGATCGTCCGCAATAGCGCCGCCTACATGGAAAGAACTCGCTGCGGGCATGCTCCCGCAGTTGTATCCCCCAAGCAATGGGCGGAATGACAGCCCAGCTGCCAATGAAGCTTCCACAAGAGACGTTGTCAGACTGGCGCAGGAATTTGAGGCGGCCTTTGGCAGACCCGCCCTGCACAGGCACTTGCGCGCGAAGATTCGCGACGGGGACTTCGTGCCGGGAGATGCGCACGTGCAGCTTCTCAGGCTGCCATGGCGGGATGTGTTCACAACCAATTGGGACACTCTTTTGGAGCGGGCTGCTCCTTCCATTGTTGAACACCATTTCAGCCCTGTGCGGAGCACACAAGAGATTCCGCTCGCGACCCGGCCACGCATCGTAAAGCTACACGGATCGGTGGATGCACGATTTCCACTCATCTGCACTGAAGAGGATTACCGCACTTACCCGGCGTTGTTCGCGCCCTTTGTTAACACCGTGCAGCAGGCCATGATGGAGAACCTGTTAGTGCTGATCGGGTTCTCCGGCGACGATCCTAATTTTCTGCATTGGTCCGGGTGGGTTCGGGACAACCTCGGGGATTCGGCGCCCAAGATATATCTGGCCGGATGGCTGGAGTTGCTGCCTCACCGCCGCCGCATGCTCGAAAGCCGCAACATCGTGCCGATCGATCTCGCCGGACATCCGCAGGCAGGCGAATGGCGCAAACATCCGCGGCACCTGCGGCACGCTTACGCTACCGAATGGATTCTGCATTCGCTGAAGTACGGGCAACCGTATGACATATACAACTGGCCCACCACACCAAAGTGGGCAGGCGAGGAGATTCCAGAGCACCTCGAACCGATGCCGACAAAGGCCATCAGTATTCCGAAAGTGGAACCCACGCAGGATCCTGACGACAGAGAATCGCCCGAAGGCAAGCTTGATGCAGTTCGAGCACTGATTGACGCTTGGAACTACAACAGAACGCAAACATACCCGGGATGGCTGAGCGCCCCGTCGCGTGTCCGAGGAACAATCAGAAGTGCGGGGAAAGGCGCGCGAGATCACATCGATTCCGTCGTTGGAGTCTTGCCTCAAATGGATGCGGAAGGGCGTTTACGAGCCTTGCGCGAGTTAATTTGGCGCTTGGAAATAGTGCTTGCACCCATCTCCGAGCTGGAAGAAAAAGCCTCGAAGCTTGTGTCGGCCGCTCGCGAAGTTCTTGAGCAATTTGATTGCCATCGCCAAGAAATTGACGGCATGGCGGTACCCGAAGCCGATTGGACGGCAATTGCGGAATCCTGGATTGCCGTGAACATGACGCTGGCTACGGCAGCGCGATTTCGATTCGACGAGGACGAGTTCAACGAGCGCCTATCGGCTGCGTCGTGGTTTAAGGACGGCAATCCGGACATTGAACACCACATTCAGCATGAGAGATGTCTATGGTCGGTCTTTGCGCTGGACTTTGAGTCATTGGAGAAATTGCTCGCGAAGTGGCGAACGGAAGATTGCGACCCCGCGTGGATGATGCGCAAGGCTGCCCTGCAATACGAGATCAGTCTCGACAACGAAGCGAAAGAATTGAATACCCGGGCTCTGCACGAAGCGAGGAGCGTTCCCGATAGTGATACCGATGTAGGCCCTAAATCTCGGGAAGCTTGGGCTCTCGTATGCGCCGGGGATTCTTTGGATTGGGAAGAATACTGGGCAGCGCAGAAGGAAGCGCAGAAGAGATGGGCTGAATTGACGAGCGTGCATTGCAATGCGCCGTACGAATTGCAGCATATAACCCAAGCCATCAAGAGCGAGGGCAAGCTCCAAAAGGGCCCTCACTTCGACTTGGATAGGGAATGGAAGGAGGGTTGGTCGATTTCTCGAGCAGATTTCGATCGCTGGGTGGCGTCGCACCGGGCAGTTCGTTTTTTCGAAATACACGCCTTGCCGCCCCGTGTGGGGATTCGGTTGGTTTCAGCGAACGGCCTGGAACTCGCTGCCCGGGAACTGTGGCAGTACGAACAGGAACTCGCGGCGAGACTTGTCTTGCGGGCAGCCAACTATGAAACCCGGGGAACACTGAATTATCTGCTTTCGCGCGCTCGCGTGGCGACGATCCCCGACGATGCTGTGGGGAGACTGGCCGAGGACTGCATGCAGGCAATCGATTTCATCCTGCCGCGCATCGCCGCCGAGAGGAGCCTTCGGCAAGATCATTGGCGGCAGCGGCTACTGGTGTGCATGGAAGCTTTATCACGCTTCGTGCTGCGGCTGGAAGCAGACAAGATCGATGCAGTCCTCACCAAAGCACTGAATTGGTATGCGAACCAGGACGTTGCTGCGACGATGCAGATCGCAGGTCCAATGTACAACCTACTTGCGCGGTCGTGGGAGGCTTTGCCAAAGACGCGCCGAAGAAGACGCATTCTGGATCTCTTCGAGAGGCCAATTGTCGGTCTGGATGGAATTGAGGCGGGTTTCCTACATGCTGATGGCACAAGGTCGTTCGTAAAAGACTATCCGGACCCATGCGACGCGTTGCGGCGCGGCAGGCGTCCGAGAATACGGCGAACGGCTCCTAACCGCCCCCGACTGAAAGATGTCTTTAGATTGCTCACTCGCGGCATGAGAGGCAGTACGGAGGCGCGCCGTCGAGCCGCCAACAGGATAAGTGCGCTAATGGAGGTCGTAAATCCAACTGCCGAGGAACGCTCGCAGATTGCTTACGCACTTTGGGGCGACGATTTTGACAGCAAAGAGGGGCTTCCTTCCGGTACTGACATGTTCGACTGGGCGTTTCTCGTGATGCCCGAACCAAAGCGAGGCCTAGCCGCGGAACGATTTCGGGCCAAATGGTTTGGCTCGGGTCAGCAGAAGGAAAACTCGCAGCGCGAATCCGGAGAGATTCTCCACCATGTTGGACGTGCACTTGGAAATCTGCGTACCCGGGGTAAACCGCTCGCGCTTTCCGATCATGAGCGGCTGATCCTCGCGCGAGCAACCGAGCAATGGGCAGAATTGCCAATCCCGGTGCCGCTGCCGCTCTCCCAAGGAGAATCGGCTCCAATATTTACAGAAGATCAGGACACGAAGGCCCGAGATGCAATTGCCGGTCTCGAATTCGTTCTATTGGAAATCGGTATTTCTGCCGAAGTTGCCCAATCCTTATATGAAAAAGTGAAGCGCCTTAACGATTCCGAAGTTCCGGCCCGCGCCTTGTACTCGGGCCTGATCCGGTTGTTGCCGGAATTAACAGACGAAATAGTTGACGACCTTCGATTGGCGCTCGCCTCGGACTCGGAAAAGGTGGCCGCCGACGCAGTGCGCGGATTAGGCACTTGGCTGCGATCAGCCTCAGATGTGGCTTTCGGGTTGGTTCCCCCGCCCGCTGAGTTAGTGCGTGAACTAGGCGTGATAATCGCGATTCGCAGGAAGGCTTCTCTCGGACATGCGCTGAGAATTGCCGAGTGGATATTTTCTGAAGGTAGTGACGAACAGCGAGAAGCCATCGGAGACCTTACCGCAGAGGGACTAGGCAAGTTAGCCGGACAGCTCCAGTATGACTCACAGCAAGATGAGGATTACAACGTGCCGCGTCTGCGCTGGTTCTGCTCTCAACTGGCGCTGGCAATGAGCAAGAGAGGATTTGATGACCACAAAGCCATACGCCGCTGGCAAAAGGAGGCAAGGGAGGACCCACTCCCAGAACTTCGGCATGATTTCACGAGAGTAAGGAAGAGGCTGAATTCAACATAG